From Xenopus tropicalis strain Nigerian chromosome 3, UCB_Xtro_10.0, whole genome shotgun sequence, the proteins below share one genomic window:
- the odf3 gene encoding outer dense fiber protein 3 produces MGTDVWVGSWRPHRPRGPIAALYSSPGPKYSLPGNTGFVSHDPSRYRAPAYSMGNRRFKFVDDCSPGPGYLVPSNITVKGKDGTPAYSIYGRPKDISSFRTPGPGSYSPERAGKSAYRSAPTYSLGERTKTFSNDQTPGPAAYVLPSVIGPRIVNRISAPNYSMTGRSKIGSFHEDLQRTPGPGTYRVIDPGSYKHRPPQYSMTARNVLPGDTTIKPGPGAYSPEKVVMSRPQAPNFSFGIRHSDYVAPLIVDVAD; encoded by the exons ATGGGCACTGACGTATGGGTTGGAAGCTGGAGACCTCATAGACCACGGGGGCCCATTGCAGCTCTCTATAGCAGCCCAGGACCCAAGTATTCACTCCCAGGAAATACAG GTTTCGTCAGTCATGATCCCAGTCGATATCGTGCTCCAGCTTATAGTATGGGGAACCGACGTTTCAAGTTTGTTGACGACTGCTCACCAGGGCCAGGATATCTGGTGCCATCTAATATCACTGTTAAGGGAAAGGATGGAACCCCTGCTTATTCCATTTATGGCAGACCAAAGGACATCTCCTCATTTAGGACCCCAGGACCAG GTAGTTATTCTCCAGAGCGTGCCGGGAAGTCTGCATACCGCTCAGCTCCAACATACTCACTTGGCGAAAGAACAAAGACGTTCAGCAATGACCAGACACCAG GCCCAGCAGCATATGTGCTCCCTTCTGTAATTGGGCCACGGATAGTGAACAGAATTTCTGCCCCAAACTACTCTATGACAGGACGGAGCAAAATCGGTAGCTTCCATGAAGACCTGCAGAGA ACACCTGGTCCTGGGACATATCGTGTTATAGACCCTGGTTCATATAAACACAGACCTCCTCAATACAGTATGACTGCGCGAAATGTGTTGCCTGGCGATACCACAATAAAACCAGGCCCAGGAGCCTACAGCCCAGAAAAG GTGGTCATGTCAAGGCCTCAGGCTCCTAACTTCTCTTTTGGTATTCGGCACTCAGACTATGTTGCACCCCTGATCGTCGACGTAGCAGACTAA
- the nme6 gene encoding nucleoside diphosphate kinase 6 — translation MSSFRWVRPLQLTLALIKPDAVANPVISEAVHQKILENNFLIIRHKELHWRSTDSQRFYCEHKGRFFYQRLVEFMSSGPMQAYILAHEDAVQLWRNLMGPTKVFRARIVAPGTVRGDLGLTDTRNTTHGSDSVESACREITFFFPEFNTSDWYEKQEPRYRTGPVFYDEERSEHRLEGE, via the exons ATGTCATCATTTCGCTGGGTTCGACCCCTTCAGCTCACGTTAGCGTTGATTAAACCTGATGCTGTAGCCAATCCAGTCATTTCTGAG GCGGTACATCAAAAGATTTTAGAAAATAACTTTCTGATCATAAGACATAAAGAGCTTCATTGGAGATCCACAGATTCTCAGAGGTTTTATTGTGAGCACAAGG GACGATTTTTCTATCAACGACTAGTTGAGTTTATGTCAAG TGGACCCATGCAGGCATATATTCTGGCACATGAGGATGCTGTCCAGTTATGGAGGAACTTAATGGGTCCAACCAAAGTGTTCAGAGCACGAATTGTGGCTCCTGGGACTGTGCGGGGAGATCTGGGACTAACTGACACCCGTAATACCACACATGGTTCTG ATTCTGTTGAATCAGCTTGCCgtgaaatcacattttttttccctgagtTCAACACTAGCGATTGGTATGAGAAGCAAGAACCTCGCTACAGAACAGGGCCAGTGTTCTATGATGAAGAACGGTCAGAACACCGACTTGAAGGGGAGTGA
- the rabl2b gene encoding rab-like protein 2B (The RefSeq protein has 1 substitution compared to this genomic sequence) encodes MAGDGCEVSDLDQDKYDSAENVKIICLGDSAVGKSKLMERFLMDGFRPQQLSTFALTLYKYSTCVDGNTVLVDFWDTAGQERFHSMHASYYHKAHACIMVFDVQRKITYKNLGKWYQELREYRPEIPCIVVANKIDADIRVTQKGFNFGKKHNLPFYFVSAADGTNVVKLFKDAIKLAVSYKQNSQDFLDEVMRELENFELEKQEAEDLSEKEDLSEDGEKPKAV; translated from the exons ATGGCTGGAGATGGGTGTGAAGTCTCTGACCTTGACCAAGATAAATATGATTCTGCTGAAAATGTCAAGATTATCTGCCTTGGTGACAGTGCTGTGGGGAAATCAAA gttGATGGAACGCTTTCTAATGGATGGATT CCATCCACAGCAGCTCTCTACGTTTGCTCTGACACTTTATAAGTATTCCACATGTGTTGATGGAAACACCGTTCTAGTAG ATTTCTGGGACACAGCTGGACAAGAAAGATTCCATAGCATGCATGCTTCCTATTATCACAAGGCCCATGCCTGTATAATG GTATTTGATGTGCAACGCAAGATCACATACAAGAATCTAGGAAAATGGTATCAAGAGTTACGGGAATACCGACCAGAGATCCCATGCATTGTTGTGGCCAATAAGATTGATG CTGACATCCGTGTGACGCAGAAAGGTTTTAATTTTGGCAAGAAACACAATCTACCATTTTACTTTGTATCAGCTGCTGATGGTACCAATGTGGTtaag CTCTTCAAAGATGCGATAAAGCTTGCTGTATCCTACAAGCAGAACTCTCAGGATTTTTTGGATGAAGTGATGCGGGAGCTTGAG AACTTTGAACTAGAAAAGCAAGAGGCAGAAGATCTGTCAGAAAAAGAGGACTTATCAGAAGATGGAGAAAAACCAAAGGCTGTGTAA
- the rabl2b gene encoding rab-like protein 2B isoform X1, translated as MAGDGCEVSDLDQDKYDSAENVKIICLGDSAVGKSKLMERFLMDGFHPQQLSTFALTLYKYSTCVDGNTVLVDFWDTAGQERFHSMHASYYHKAHACIMVFDVQRKITYKNLGKWYQELREYRPEIPCIVVANKIDADIRVTQKGFNFGKKHNLPFYFVSAADGTNVVKLFKDAIKLAVSYKQNSQDFLDEVMRELENFELEKQEAEDLSEKEDLSEDGEKPKAV; from the exons ATGGCTGGAGATGGGTGTGAAGTCTCTGACCTTGACCAAGATAAATATGATTCTGCTGAAAATGTCAAGATTATCTGCCTTGGTGACAGTGCTGTGGGGAAATCAAA gttGATGGAACGCTTTCTAATGGATGGATT CCATCCACAGCAGCTCTCTACGTTTGCTCTGACACTTTATAAGTATTCCACATGTGTTGATGGAAACACCGTTCTAGTAG ATTTCTGGGACACAGCTGGACAAGAAAGATTCCATAGCATGCATGCTTCCTATTATCACAAGGCCCATGCCTGTATAATG GTATTTGATGTGCAACGCAAGATCACATACAAGAATCTAGGAAAATGGTATCAAGAGTTACGGGAATACCGACCAGAGATCCCATGCATTGTTGTGGCCAATAAGATTGATG CTGACATCCGTGTGACGCAGAAAGGTTTTAATTTTGGCAAGAAACACAATCTACCATTTTACTTTGTATCAGCTGCTGATGGTACCAATGTGGTtaag CTCTTCAAAGATGCGATAAAGCTTGCTGTATCCTACAAGCAGAACTCTCAGGATTTTTTGGATGAAGTGATGCGGGAGCTTGAG AACTTTGAACTAGAAAAGCAAGAGGCAGAAGATCTGTCAGAAAAAGAGGACTTATCAGAAGATGGAGAAAAACCAAAGGCTGTGTAA
- the rabl2b gene encoding rab-like protein 2B isoform X2 — MHASYYHKAHACIMVFDVQRKITYKNLGKWYQELREYRPEIPCIVVANKIDADIRVTQKGFNFGKKHNLPFYFVSAADGTNVVKLFKDAIKLAVSYKQNSQDFLDEVMRELENFELEKQEAEDLSEKEDLSEDGEKPKAV; from the exons ATGCATGCTTCCTATTATCACAAGGCCCATGCCTGTATAATG GTATTTGATGTGCAACGCAAGATCACATACAAGAATCTAGGAAAATGGTATCAAGAGTTACGGGAATACCGACCAGAGATCCCATGCATTGTTGTGGCCAATAAGATTGATG CTGACATCCGTGTGACGCAGAAAGGTTTTAATTTTGGCAAGAAACACAATCTACCATTTTACTTTGTATCAGCTGCTGATGGTACCAATGTGGTtaag CTCTTCAAAGATGCGATAAAGCTTGCTGTATCCTACAAGCAGAACTCTCAGGATTTTTTGGATGAAGTGATGCGGGAGCTTGAG AACTTTGAACTAGAAAAGCAAGAGGCAGAAGATCTGTCAGAAAAAGAGGACTTATCAGAAGATGGAGAAAAACCAAAGGCTGTGTAA